In Paenibacillus sp. FSL R7-0345, a single window of DNA contains:
- a CDS encoding aminotransferase class I/II-fold pyridoxal phosphate-dependent enzyme, with protein MFNEQVSPYTQGWIAPRVREIAPSGIRAFFDLTAGNNEIISLGVGEPDFKTPEHIRAACIRALERGETTYTPNSGLPELREEIAHYLSNGFGLSYQATDEVIVTVGSSEALDLALRAFTAPGDEIIIPSPSYIAYSPIAHLNGGTLVEVETTAEQGFKLTAEALEKVITPRSKLLVLNFPSNPTGAVMSYEDWLPIAELVKQHNLLVLSDEIYAELTYDSRHVSIASLPGMLERTILISGFSKAFAMTGWRVGYACGSRELLAAMLKIHQYTAMCAPVLGQIAALESLRSGLADKDRMKEVFRQRRTLFVEGLRSIGLDCREPEGAFYAFPSIARTGMRSEEFALRLLQEAGVAAVPGHVFGSGGEGHIRCSYAASTAKLTEALERMEGFMKVKI; from the coding sequence ATGTTTAATGAGCAGGTGTCTCCGTACACGCAGGGGTGGATTGCCCCGCGTGTGCGGGAGATCGCGCCTTCGGGCATCCGCGCTTTTTTTGATCTTACAGCAGGTAACAACGAGATTATATCACTTGGTGTCGGGGAGCCGGACTTCAAAACCCCGGAGCATATCCGGGCTGCCTGTATCCGTGCGCTGGAGCGCGGCGAAACCACATACACGCCGAACAGCGGACTGCCTGAGCTGCGGGAGGAGATTGCGCATTATCTGTCTAACGGCTTCGGACTGAGCTATCAGGCTACCGATGAGGTAATCGTTACCGTAGGCAGCAGCGAAGCGCTGGATCTGGCGCTGCGTGCGTTCACTGCTCCGGGTGACGAAATCATTATCCCTTCGCCGAGCTATATCGCCTACTCGCCGATCGCCCATCTGAACGGCGGCACGCTGGTCGAGGTGGAGACTACGGCGGAGCAGGGCTTTAAGCTGACAGCTGAAGCCCTGGAAAAGGTGATCACACCGCGCTCCAAGCTGCTGGTGCTGAACTTCCCTAGCAATCCTACCGGGGCGGTGATGTCTTATGAAGACTGGCTGCCGATTGCTGAACTGGTGAAGCAGCATAACCTGCTGGTGCTGTCAGATGAAATCTATGCCGAGCTGACCTATGACAGCAGGCATGTCAGCATTGCCTCGCTTCCCGGCATGCTGGAGCGGACGATCCTGATCAGCGGCTTCTCCAAAGCGTTCGCCATGACCGGCTGGCGCGTCGGCTACGCCTGCGGCAGCCGCGAGCTGCTGGCTGCGATGCTCAAGATTCATCAGTACACCGCGATGTGCGCACCGGTGCTGGGACAGATCGCTGCCCTGGAATCGCTGCGCAGCGGGCTGGCTGACAAGGACCGGATGAAGGAGGTTTTCCGCCAGCGCAGAACGCTGTTCGTCGAGGGTCTGCGGAGCATCGGGCTGGACTGCCGCGAGCCGGAGGGGGCGTTCTATGCCTTCCCGTCGATTGCCCGCACCGGAATGCGGTCGGAGGAATTTGCACTGAGGCTGCTGCAGGAAGCAGGAGTTGCCGCTGTTCCCGGGCATGTGTTCGGAAGCGGCGGCGAAGGGCATATCCGCTGCTCTTATGCAGCTTCCACAGCTAAGCTGACCGAGGCGCTGGAGCGGATGGAAGGCTTCATGAAAGTAAAAATCTGA
- a CDS encoding D-alanine--D-alanine ligase, giving the protein MLKVGVIMGGVSSEYEVSLNTGKEMLKALDRSKYEAVPVVIEERGQLIDAVKGLDFALLALHGAYGEDGTVQGTLETLGIPYSGSGVLASSLCMDKHLSKTILRSKGVMTPNWLCWESMEDYSEEAVGQLGYPVMVKPNAGGSSIGMSKVDNAEGLRAAAEKAFAEDRAILIEAFTEGQEITCAILGGELLPVIGIQSLGAEWFDYSAKYEQGGADEQVIQLSLGTHERVRTAAFACYKALKCSVYARVDMLLQKGVPYVLEVNTLPGMTGTSLLPRSAAAAGYTFSGLLDAIIEGSLLERGNGAGRSKGAAVLMQKVDGPGEAVAEGYNTEAEAAGAHAAPEEIGIREVASHV; this is encoded by the coding sequence ATGTTAAAAGTAGGCGTAATTATGGGCGGAGTGTCCTCTGAATACGAAGTGTCGCTGAATACCGGTAAAGAGATGCTGAAAGCTTTGGACCGGAGCAAATATGAGGCGGTGCCGGTTGTGATTGAGGAGCGCGGGCAGCTGATCGATGCGGTAAAAGGGCTGGATTTCGCGTTGCTGGCGCTCCATGGCGCCTACGGCGAGGACGGAACGGTGCAGGGAACGCTGGAAACACTCGGTATCCCCTACTCCGGGAGCGGTGTGCTGGCGAGCAGCCTGTGCATGGATAAGCATCTGTCCAAAACCATTCTCCGCAGCAAAGGTGTGATGACCCCGAATTGGCTGTGCTGGGAGAGCATGGAGGACTATTCAGAGGAAGCTGTGGGACAGCTGGGCTACCCGGTTATGGTAAAACCGAACGCCGGCGGCTCCAGCATCGGCATGTCCAAGGTGGATAACGCGGAGGGGCTGCGTGCGGCGGCGGAAAAAGCTTTTGCCGAGGATCGGGCGATCCTGATCGAGGCCTTTACCGAAGGGCAGGAGATTACCTGCGCGATCCTTGGCGGGGAGCTGCTGCCGGTGATCGGCATCCAGTCGCTGGGTGCGGAATGGTTCGATTACAGCGCCAAATACGAGCAGGGCGGGGCAGATGAACAGGTTATCCAGCTGTCACTGGGCACACATGAGCGGGTGCGGACGGCGGCGTTCGCCTGCTACAAGGCGCTGAAATGCTCTGTCTACGCCAGAGTGGATATGCTGCTGCAAAAGGGCGTGCCATATGTGCTTGAGGTGAACACGCTGCCGGGCATGACCGGAACGAGCCTGCTCCCGCGCAGCGCTGCCGCTGCCGGGTATACATTCAGCGGACTATTGGATGCGATTATTGAGGGCTCGCTGCTGGAGCGGGGGAATGGTGCGGGGCGGAGTAAGGGCGCTGCCGTGCTGATGCAGAAAGTGGATGGGCCGGGCGAAGCAGTGGCTGAGGGATATAATACGGAAGCCGAGGCGGCCGGAGCACACGCAGCACCGGAGGAAATAGGCATACGGGAGGTGGCCAGTCATGTTTAA
- a CDS encoding PLP-dependent aminotransferase family protein: MFNDFRLIAGRPVYVQVKDYMKSLILRGALQGEQKLPSTRELSLLLKVSRNSVISAYMALEDDGFAYTVQGQGSYVSNTALPENTAAPAWSVDWKSRLSSRALLAEELDIMKRGIRAGKDTISFTSIAPDESLFDLDNVKRAFLERMSVEGNVLLNYGYAKGYKPLIDYLKQYMEHKGVDMRGKDLLITNGFTEGFDIVLSALGQRHGKVLCENPTHHTALKNLRLNGFGIRGVAMERDGIHLGELKRALEEGMYDCAYLVPSYHNPTGIVMSPEKRLGVMKLMADYGVPVIEDGFNEELRYSGSHVAPLIAAAGGGNSVIYLGSFSKVLFPGLRVGWVLADQELIYYLESVKRARSIHTSTLDQSILYQYLLGGNLEKYLKRARTEYKRKYELTMACCRELLPDCKVSGDGGLHLFVTFPDGFSTRELLAACREQGVIFTVGDMFFTDGTGQNTLRLGFSRVAEDDIRKGIGIIGRTARQLLG; the protein is encoded by the coding sequence ATGTTTAATGATTTCAGGCTCATTGCCGGGCGGCCGGTGTATGTGCAGGTTAAGGATTATATGAAAAGCCTCATTCTGAGGGGTGCCCTCCAGGGGGAGCAGAAGCTGCCCTCTACCCGGGAACTGAGCCTGCTGCTCAAGGTCAGCCGTAACTCCGTGATCTCCGCCTACATGGCGCTGGAGGATGACGGGTTCGCCTATACGGTGCAGGGACAGGGGAGTTATGTCAGTAACACGGCCCTTCCGGAAAATACAGCAGCACCTGCCTGGAGCGTGGACTGGAAAAGCCGCTTAAGCAGCAGGGCGCTGCTGGCCGAAGAGCTGGATATTATGAAACGCGGCATCCGCGCGGGGAAGGACACAATTTCTTTTACCAGTATCGCACCTGATGAAAGCCTGTTCGATCTGGACAATGTAAAACGCGCCTTTCTGGAGCGGATGTCTGTAGAAGGCAATGTTCTGCTGAACTACGGCTATGCCAAGGGGTATAAGCCTTTGATAGATTATTTGAAGCAATATATGGAGCATAAGGGCGTAGACATGCGCGGCAAGGATCTGCTGATTACGAACGGGTTCACGGAGGGTTTTGATATTGTACTGTCAGCGTTAGGCCAGCGGCACGGGAAGGTGCTCTGTGAGAATCCGACCCATCATACGGCGCTCAAAAACCTGCGGCTGAACGGCTTCGGCATCCGTGGAGTGGCCATGGAGCGTGACGGCATCCATCTCGGTGAGCTGAAGCGGGCGCTGGAGGAAGGGATGTATGATTGTGCCTACCTCGTGCCGTCCTACCACAATCCGACCGGCATTGTCATGTCCCCTGAAAAAAGGCTGGGCGTGATGAAGCTGATGGCCGACTACGGTGTGCCGGTGATTGAGGACGGGTTCAACGAGGAGCTGCGCTATTCCGGCTCGCATGTGGCTCCGCTGATCGCGGCGGCCGGGGGCGGCAACAGTGTGATTTATCTGGGGAGCTTTTCCAAGGTGCTGTTCCCGGGCCTTAGAGTAGGCTGGGTGCTGGCGGACCAGGAGCTGATCTATTATCTGGAAAGTGTCAAAAGAGCACGGAGCATCCACACTTCGACGCTTGACCAGTCCATTCTGTATCAATATTTGCTCGGCGGAAATTTGGAGAAGTATCTCAAACGGGCCAGAACGGAATACAAGCGGAAGTATGAGCTGACGATGGCTTGCTGCAGGGAGCTTTTGCCGGATTGCAAGGTGAGCGGGGACGGGGGATTGCATCTGTTCGTCACGTTTCCGGATGGCTTCAGCACACGAGAGCTGTTGGCGGCGTGCCGGGAGCAGGGGGTTATTTTTACGGTGGGGGATATGTTCTTTACAGACGGAACAGGACAGAACACGCTGCGGCTGGGCTTCTCCAGGGTAGCGGAGGACGATATACGCAAGGGAATCGGGATTATCGGCAGGACAGCACGTCAACTACTCGGATGA